Sequence from the Paenibacillus riograndensis SBR5 genome:
GGAACTGGAGTACGAAAGCTTCAACGCTGCCGGAGTCAAGATCAGCTTCAAAGGGGTAAATGTGCATCCCGGAACCGCCAAGGGCAAAATGATCCATTCCGCCAAAATCGCCATGGCGTTCCATCTCAGACTGCCGTCCGGTGAAGCCCCGGAATTCACTGAGGGCTATGAGGGCTTTTACCATCTGATCTCCATGCAGGGTACAGCGGAGCAGAGCAAGCTGCAGTATATCATCCGCGATTTTGACCGCGAGGCCTTCGAGAACCGCAAGGCGTATATCGCTGCTATTGTAGAGGAATTCCAGTCTACCTATGGGGCGGAGAATATCGTGCTGGAAATGAAGGATCAATACTATAATATGCGTGAAAAAATCGAGCCGGTGCGCCACATCGTCGACATCGCCCAGGAGGCCATGGAAAACCTCGGCATTACACCGGTGATCCGCCCGATCCGCGGCGGTACAGACGGTTCGCAGCTGTCGTATATGGGGCTGCCTACGCCGAACATTTTCACTGGTGGCGAGAACTTCCACGGCAAATTCGAGTATGCCTCGGTAGATGTCATGCTGAAGGCCGTTCAGGTTATTGTCGAGATTGCCAAGCTGACTGAACAGAAGGCCTAGCTGCTGCGGATTCCGTGTTGCACAGGCCCGCAGAAGACAACAAATATCCCCGGCTAGGAGCAGAAGCCCTAGCCGGGGATATTTGTGTCCGTTTTACACGCCGGGTCTGCGGCTGGAGAAGGAGCCTGGTACCCGGGAAGCTGGGGATGCGCCTTGCCGAATTCCTCGCGGTAGGCCTCGCCCCAGCTTTTGATGCTCAGAATGGCTGCTTCCAGACCTCTGCCCCACTCTGTCAACGAGTACTCCACCTTCCGGGGAGCCTGCGGATACACCTTGCGGTGAACCAGGCCGCTCCGTTCCAGATCTCTGAGCTGAAGCGTCAGCATCCGTTGGGTGATCTCCGGGCACAGCCTGCGGATTTCATTGAACCGCTTCGTGCCGCTGATTAGATGATAGAGCAGAACCCCCTTCCACTTGCCGCCGATCAGATCAAGTGTGCTCTGGAGTGATTCCTGGCTGTCCTTTGAGTTGGCTGCTCCGCGGCTCCGCTGTACGTTCATAAGCTGTGGTCTCCTTCGCCCAAATTATGTATATCGCTATTAACACGATTGTATCACATATCCCTTGGAAACTAAGCAAATAACCTCTCACTGCCGGAATAGGCGGCAGCGGGAGGTTATGAACAGACAAGTATTTCAGGCCAGTGTCCGGGTTAAGACTTCACCGGAAGCCAGCCCGGCGTATGAATCAGCGCTCTCCAGAGCGGATCGGGGATGACGAGAGCATCTTGGGCAGCAGGGTCCAGTTCTGTATCTATTTCATCGGCACGGCCTTCCGCCACCTTCTGCACCCAATCCGGTTCAATCAGCAGCGGACGGCCCAGCGCCACCAGACTGATTCCGCTGGACAGGCTCTTCAGTGCATCATCAGCACTGTACAGAGAACCGACACCGATTACCGGCAGTCCGCTGCCTGCACGGTCAACAATCTGCTCAATCCGCGGACGGCTGTCCCCGGTCCCACGGTGCGGCCGCGACCACAGATCCATCTGCGAGACGTGCAGATAGTCCAGTCCCTCTTCCTTCAGCGCATCGATAAGCGCGAAGGTCTCAGACATTGTAATCCCCGGTGTTTCCGGTTCTTCGGGGGAGAAGCGGTAGCCGACAAGGAACGGCGACGATGCATGTTTCTTCACCGCGCTTTTTACCGCGCGCAGAACAGCCAGCGGAAAAGCCAGGCGTTTCTGAAGATCTCCGCCCCAGCGGTCGCTGCGCGTATTGGAATGCGGCGAGAAAAACTGCTGCAGCAGATATCCGTTCGCACCGTGAATCTCCACGCCGTCGAATCCGGCTTCAATGGCCCGGCGCGCAGCTGCACCGAAATCGGCGATGATGCCTTCAATTTCATCGTCGGCCAGCGCACGCGGCACAGGCCCATGGCCGCCGCCCGGAAGCTCTGACGGCACATTGCTTGCGCCGACGGGTTGTCCGTCCAGCAGCTGCTCCGGCGGGCATTGGCGTCCGCCGTGGAAAATCTGCAGAACCGCCTTCGCGCCTTCTCCCTTAATGGCTTCCGCCAGTCGGCGCAGACTCGGGATCAGCTCATCCCGGTCAGCACCAAATTCGCCTGCGAAGCCTTTGCCTCCGCGCGATACGTATACACAGGCGGTGATGACCATCCCTGCACCCTTGGAGCGGCGGACATAATAATCAATTTCCGGCCCGGATACCGTCCCATCCTCATTCGAGGAGAGGTTGGTCATAGGCGCCATAACTACACGGTTTTTCAAGGAAATACTGCTTGCGAACTGGAAAGGCTCCAGCAGTGGACTGTAATCTGTTGTAGACATGGCTAATAGATACCTCCATTATTTGATGTTTTATTGAAAGGGCTGTTTAGTATTCAGCAGGGTGCTACCGGTCACCGGGAGGGATGTCCTTCCAGATTACATTCTCGCCATAGTTTTTGCCCCAGTCATACATCATGCGCAGCACTGGCAGCAGACTTTGGCCATATTCCGTCAATGAGTATTCTACTCTCGGGGGAACCTCCGCATACACTTGCCTGAATACAAGCTGGTCTTCCTCCAGTTCGCGGAGCTGGTTGGTCAGCATTTTTTGGGTGATATGGGGAATCAGCTTTTTCAGCTCACTGAAGCGTTTCGTCCCTTCCAAGCCCAGATGCCACAGAATAATCAGCTTCCACTTCCCGCCGATGACAGCAAGCGTAAGTTCCTTCTCACAGTTGATTTCCTTCAGGTTAATGCGGTCCTTAATCTCCGTTGCCAATCTGAATCGGCCCCCTTCCCTCCTTAATCATACTACAGAACACCGGCGAAACGCACATGGCAGGCGGAGCCGAAGAACTCACCGTTGGGGGAGAATTTCAGCTTTTCAGTTGATTTGTCCCCTTTCTTCCCTTGGTTTATCTATCCCACCCTTCGTGGAAGCAAGGTTATACTATTAAATGAAAGGTATCCCGGCAAAACATGACAACTTTACAAGGAGGTCCGAACGGCTGATCAAGTCCCGGGTATTACAACACACTATATAGATGGAGGCAGATTAGAACATGGGCAAATTGGGAGTATGGGAACCCGCAGAACCGGGAGTCAAACGCTGTATCCTGAATGCGGCAGGCAGTCTGATGATGATGGAGGTTCATTTCGAAGAGGGAGCCGAGGGGTATGAGCACAGCCATCCCCATGAGCAGATGAGCTACTGTCTGCGCGGAAGTTTCGAATTCCGCATTGACGGCAAGAAGCATAAGGTAAGCGCAGGCCAGAGTATTGCCATACCGCCAAACGCCAAACATGGCGTAACCGCACTGGAAGCAGACTCAGCACTGCTCGATGCCTTCACGCCTATCCGTGAAGATTTGCTTAAGCGCTAGAACCGCTGATCTCAGGATTTATGACGAATCCCGCCAACCGCTGCACAACCAAGCACCGCCTGTCCGGTCTCCCGGGCAGGCGGTGCTTGGTTATTCCAGATTCGCATGGTTGCCGAACATCCGCGTGGAGGTCTGGCCGGTCTCTTCCATCATCCGCAGAATCACGGCATCATAGAAGAGCAGCAGAGTCTGCTCAAACAGCGAGGCCATTGGCTGGATGGTAATCCGGCCTCCATCCGCCTGCTCCTTGGGCGCACCCGGCAGCTTGACGACATGATCAGCCAGCAGTCCGATGGACGACTCCGGGGAGAGGGTCACCGCCACAACGGCGGCCCCCACAGCCCGGGCCTTCACTGCCATGGACAGCAGGCTAGCCGTCTCGCCGGACCCGGTGCCCAGCACCAGCACATCGCCCGGTCCAATCCCCGGCGTTACCGTTTCGCCGACTACGTAGGCATCCTTTCCGGCATGCATCAGCCGCATGGCGAAGGCCCGGCCCATGAGCCCGGAGCGGCCGGCGCCGGCGACAAAAACCCGGCCGGAGCGCAGCAGCAGCTCCGCCATCTGCTCAGCCTCCGCTGCTCCGAGCTGCGCAACCGACCGCTGCAGCTCATTCACAATTTCCTGCGCATAGCTGAATGTATTCATAAGCGGCTCAGGCTTGGCTGACCAGGCGCTTCATTTCCGCCGCCGCTGCCTTCTGATCGCTTTCGCCGGTAATCCCGCCGCCAACGATGACCAGATCAGGACCGGCTGCAATCACTTCAGGCAATGTGTTCAGCTTGATGCCGCCGGCAATCGCTGTTTTGGCCTGTTTCACTACACTTTTGATTGCCTGCAAATCAGCAAAAGAGTTTTTCCCCTCCGCCTGATGGTCATAACCGGAATGCACGCAGACATAATCCACACCGAGCGCGTCTACTTCGGCAGCTCTGGCCGCAATGTCCTTGACGTTGATCAGGTCCACCAGAATCTCCCGGCCGCTTTTCTTCGCTTCCTCAACGGCCCCTTTAATCGTCGAGTCATCGGACACACCGAGTACGGTTACGATGTCTGCGCCTGCTTCAGCCGCCTTCATCACCTCGTACCCGCCGGCATCCATTATTTTCAGGTCAGCCAGCACGGTCAGGGCCGGAAAGGCTTCCTTAATTGCCTTCACAGCATGCAGGCCTTCATTAATGACAATCGGTGTGCCGATCTCCACGATATCAATAAATCCGGCGACTTCCGAGACAATTTCCTTGGCTCCATCAATATTTACAAGGTCCAGCGCTAATTGCAGCTTCATCTATTCAAGCCCCTTTTCAATAGTTTTAAGTAAGTGCTTCACCTATTGTAGGTTCATAACTTCAGCAAGGGAAGTAGGCACTTTGCCGTATTGTAGTTACCTGAAGGATACTATTGTGCGGGTACGGGACTGCCTAAGGGGTAGGCATTCAGAAAGTCATGTACATTTTTTTCAGAATCTTCGTAAAAACACTGCATTTTCATTAAAGCTGTGCTAACATACACCTTGTTTACAGATTGGAGCAACATGAAATCAGTAAAAGAGGTGTGTAATGAACCAAACGAAACACCAGGAGTTTAATTTGGTTAAGCTGACCTGGCCTATTTTTCTGGAGCTGTTTCTCTTCATGCTGATGGGAAGTGTGGATACGTTCATGATCAGCTCCGTGTCTGATGATGCGGTGTCCGGCGTGGGCGCTGCCAATCAGATTATAAGTATCGCTATACTCGTGCTTAGCGTGATCGGCAACGGGGCGGCCATTGTCGTTTCGCAATATCTCGGATCCAGGAAGCCCAAAGAGGCGGCGGAGGTCACAGGCAATGCCGTTACACTCAATCTGGCCGTAGGCATTATTTTTAGTACAGCCATACTGGTCTTCGGGGAAGCGCTGCTGAGAGCGCTGAATGTGACAGGGGATATTCTCATCCATGCCAAGGTTTATATTCATATTGTCGGTGGCGGAATTTTCCTGCAGGCGCTGATCAATGCCCTGGCTACGACCATACGCACCTACGGATTCACCAAACAGACGATGATGGTCTCCCTGCTGATGAATCTTATTCACGTAGCCGGCAACTATTTGCTGATCTTCGGTCATTTCGGTTTGCCTGCGCTGGGTGTACAGGGAGCGGCAATTTCTACAGTAGCCAGCCGTTTGATCTGCCTCGTTATTTTTTTCCTGCTGCTCTATAGAATTATGGAAGTGCGGGTGAAACTGGCGTATTACATTCATCTTTCCAAAAAATATGTGCTGCAAATTCTCAAGATCGGCATCCCGTCGGCTTTTGAATCGGTGATTTATCAATCCTGCCAGCTGATTTTCACCTTATATATTACGTATCTGGGCGCAGAGGCTATGGCCACCCGCCAGTATGCACTGAATATTTCCAACTATATTTATCTTTTCAGCGTAGCGGTAGCTATGGGGACCTCGATTATCGTGGGGCATCTCGTGGGGGCAAGACGGCCGGAGGAGGCCTACAAGCGGGTATTCAAGAGTGTGAAGTGGGCGCTGCTTGTCACGGTCATCATTGATGTTGCCGTCATTTTCTTCCGCGTGCCGCTGATGGGGCTGTTCACGGATAATCTGGAGATTATCGCTTTGGGCGCACAGGTGATTCTGCTCAGTATTTTTCTGGAGACGGGCCGCACCTGCAACCTGGTCATTATCAACTCGCTGCGCGCTTCGGGCGATGCCAAGTTCCCTGTCTATATGGGCTTCATTTCGATGGTCTGCATCAGTCTGCCGCTCGGCTATGTGCTGGTGTTCCAGCTTCATCTGGGCCTGGCCGGAGTCTGGCTGGCTACCGCTGCTGACGAATGGCTCCGGGCGGTGATCATGTTTTTCCGCTGGAAGAGCCGGGCTTGGGTGAAGCATCGCCTGATTGAACACGAGACGGCAGAGCCTGCTGCCCCAACT
This genomic interval carries:
- the hxlB gene encoding 6-phospho-3-hexuloisomerase, which encodes MNTFSYAQEIVNELQRSVAQLGAAEAEQMAELLLRSGRVFVAGAGRSGLMGRAFAMRLMHAGKDAYVVGETVTPGIGPGDVLVLGTGSGETASLLSMAVKARAVGAAVVAVTLSPESSIGLLADHVVKLPGAPKEQADGGRITIQPMASLFEQTLLLFYDAVILRMMEETGQTSTRMFGNHANLE
- the hxlA gene encoding 3-hexulose-6-phosphate synthase gives rise to the protein MKLQLALDLVNIDGAKEIVSEVAGFIDIVEIGTPIVINEGLHAVKAIKEAFPALTVLADLKIMDAGGYEVMKAAEAGADIVTVLGVSDDSTIKGAVEEAKKSGREILVDLINVKDIAARAAEVDALGVDYVCVHSGYDHQAEGKNSFADLQAIKSVVKQAKTAIAGGIKLNTLPEVIAAGPDLVIVGGGITGESDQKAAAAEMKRLVSQA
- a CDS encoding winged helix-turn-helix transcriptional regulator is translated as MATEIKDRINLKEINCEKELTLAVIGGKWKLIILWHLGLEGTKRFSELKKLIPHITQKMLTNQLRELEEDQLVFRQVYAEVPPRVEYSLTEYGQSLLPVLRMMYDWGKNYGENVIWKDIPPGDR
- a CDS encoding MATE family efflux transporter, with amino-acid sequence MNQTKHQEFNLVKLTWPIFLELFLFMLMGSVDTFMISSVSDDAVSGVGAANQIISIAILVLSVIGNGAAIVVSQYLGSRKPKEAAEVTGNAVTLNLAVGIIFSTAILVFGEALLRALNVTGDILIHAKVYIHIVGGGIFLQALINALATTIRTYGFTKQTMMVSLLMNLIHVAGNYLLIFGHFGLPALGVQGAAISTVASRLICLVIFFLLLYRIMEVRVKLAYYIHLSKKYVLQILKIGIPSAFESVIYQSCQLIFTLYITYLGAEAMATRQYALNISNYIYLFSVAVAMGTSIIVGHLVGARRPEEAYKRVFKSVKWALLVTVIIDVAVIFFRVPLMGLFTDNLEIIALGAQVILLSIFLETGRTCNLVIINSLRASGDAKFPVYMGFISMVCISLPLGYVLVFQLHLGLAGVWLATAADEWLRAVIMFFRWKSRAWVKHRLIEHETAEPAAPTAASSH
- a CDS encoding winged helix-turn-helix transcriptional regulator, translated to MNVQRSRGAANSKDSQESLQSTLDLIGGKWKGVLLYHLISGTKRFNEIRRLCPEITQRMLTLQLRDLERSGLVHRKVYPQAPRKVEYSLTEWGRGLEAAILSIKSWGEAYREEFGKAHPQLPGYQAPSPAADPACKTDTNIPG
- the pepT gene encoding peptidase T — protein: MKEKLIERFISYAQMDTQSNDDNEACPSTPGQMELARKLAAELQELGLVEVTVDEHAYVMATLPANTDKEVPVIGFLAHLDTATDFTGAGVKPQLVENYDGKDIVLNKELDIVLSTESFPELAGYKGHTLITTDGTTLLGADNKAGIAEIMTAMAHLLEHPEIKHGKIRVAFTPDEEIGRGPHKFDVARFGASHAYTVDGGPLGELEYESFNAAGVKISFKGVNVHPGTAKGKMIHSAKIAMAFHLRLPSGEAPEFTEGYEGFYHLISMQGTAEQSKLQYIIRDFDREAFENRKAYIAAIVEEFQSTYGAENIVLEMKDQYYNMREKIEPVRHIVDIAQEAMENLGITPVIRPIRGGTDGSQLSYMGLPTPNIFTGGENFHGKFEYASVDVMLKAVQVIVEIAKLTEQKA
- a CDS encoding NADH-dependent flavin oxidoreductase; its protein translation is MSTTDYSPLLEPFQFASSISLKNRVVMAPMTNLSSNEDGTVSGPEIDYYVRRSKGAGMVITACVYVSRGGKGFAGEFGADRDELIPSLRRLAEAIKGEGAKAVLQIFHGGRQCPPEQLLDGQPVGASNVPSELPGGGHGPVPRALADDEIEGIIADFGAAARRAIEAGFDGVEIHGANGYLLQQFFSPHSNTRSDRWGGDLQKRLAFPLAVLRAVKSAVKKHASSPFLVGYRFSPEEPETPGITMSETFALIDALKEEGLDYLHVSQMDLWSRPHRGTGDSRPRIEQIVDRAGSGLPVIGVGSLYSADDALKSLSSGISLVALGRPLLIEPDWVQKVAEGRADEIDTELDPAAQDALVIPDPLWRALIHTPGWLPVKS
- a CDS encoding cupin domain-containing protein, whose amino-acid sequence is MGKLGVWEPAEPGVKRCILNAAGSLMMMEVHFEEGAEGYEHSHPHEQMSYCLRGSFEFRIDGKKHKVSAGQSIAIPPNAKHGVTALEADSALLDAFTPIREDLLKR